Proteins found in one Ovis aries strain OAR_USU_Benz2616 breed Rambouillet chromosome 19, ARS-UI_Ramb_v3.0, whole genome shotgun sequence genomic segment:
- the ITIH4 gene encoding inter-alpha-trypsin inhibitor heavy chain H4 isoform X3 encodes MLGGVPPGTDGATREAPRLWRKGQSRRCSGLEVQNDIDIYSLTVDSKVSSRFAHTVITSRVVNKADAVREATFQMELPKKAFITNFSMVIDGVTYPGNIKEKAAAQEQYSAAMARGESAGLVTATGRKTEQFQVSVSVAPAAKVTFELVYEELLARHLGVYELLLKVRPQQLVKHLQMDIHIFEPQGISFLETESTFMTNELAEALTTSQNKTKAHVRFKPTLSQQQKSPEKQDTVLDGNFIVRYDVDRPVSGGSIQIENGYFVHYFAPDSLSTMPKNVIFVIDKSGSMMGRKIKQTQEALIKILDDLSPHDQFNLISFSAEATKWKPLLVPASTENVNEAKSYATGIRAQGGTNINDAMLMAVQLLEKANQEELLPAGSITLIILLTDGDPTAGETDPLKIQENVRKAVNGQHSLFCLGFGFDVSYAFLEKMALENGGLARRIYEDSDSALQLQDFYQEVANPLMMSVAFEYPSNAVESVTQDAFRVFFKGSELVVAGKLRDHSPDVLSAQVRGQLHGENITFVMESHVAEQEEMFRGPKYIFHSFMERLWAYLTIQQLLEQMVSALDAEKQALEARALNLSLSYSFVTPLTSMVITKPEGQEQSQVAEKPVEDGPMGFGQSMDRASWKTGGGLKLLNSPPRLGVPGRFLAPPPPFYRTTSRLVLPELTLRPGGASYDMDFRIKGTTVTAPPLAPVQAPSVILPLPGQSVDQLCVDFRRPQELVNLLSDPDQGVEVTGHYETAKACFSWIEVTFQNPQLQVHASPEHVVITRNRRNSAYKWKETLYSVMPGLKVTMDKAGLLLLSRPDRVTIGLLFWDGPGKGLRLLLQDTDRFSSHVSGTLGQFYQDVLWGPLDTADDRRRTLKVQGRDYSATRELKLDYQESPPGKEISCWSVEL; translated from the exons ATGCTTGGGGGAGTGCCCCCGGGGACGGATggagcaacaagggaagccccacggctgtggagaaaaggacaAAGCAGAAGATGCTCAGGCTTAGAG GTCCAGAATGACATTGACATCTACAGCCTCACTGTGGACTCTAAGGTCTCCTCCCGATTCGCCCACACAGTCATCACCAGCCGGGTGGTCAACAAGGCTGATGCCGTGCGGGAGGCCACCTTCCAGATGGAGCTGCCCAAGAAAGCCTTCATCACCAACTTCTCCAT ggtCATCGATGGTGTGACCTACCCAGGTAACATCAAGGAGAAGGCTGCAGCCCAGGAGCAGTACAGCGCGGCCATGGCCAGGGGCGAGAGTGCTGGCCTTGTCAC GGCCACCGGGAGAAAGACCGAGCAGTTCCAGGTGTCCGTCAGCGTGGCCCCCGCTGCCAAGGTCACCTTCGAGCTGGTGTATGAGGAGTTGCTGGCCCGTCACCTGGGAGTGTATGAGCTGCTGCTGAAAGTCCGGCCCCAGCAGCTGGTCAAACACCTGCAG ATGGACATTCACATCTTCGAGCCTCAGGGCATCAGCTTTCTGGAGACAGAGAGCACCTTCATGACCAATGAACTGGCAGAGGCCCTCACCACCTCACAGAACAAGACCAAG GCTCACGTCCGATTCAAGCCAACACTGTCACAGCAACAAAAGTCTCCGGAGAAGCAGGACACGGTCCTAGATGGCAACTTCATTGTCCGCTACGATGTGGACCGGCCTGTCTCCGGGGGTTCCATTCAG ATTGAGAATGGCTACTTTGTGCACTACTTTGCCCCTGATAGCCTGTCCACGATGCCCAAGAATGTGATCTTTGTCATCGACAAGAGCGGCTCCATGATGGGCAGGAAAATAAAGCAG ACCCAGGAAGCCCTTATCAAGATCCTGGATGACCTCAGTCCCCATGACCAGTTCAACCTCATCAGCTTCAGTGCGGAAGCAACCAAGTGGAAACCTTTGCTAGTGCCAGCCTCGACTGAGAACGTGAATGAGGCCAAGAGCTACGCCACTGGCATCCGGGCCCAGGGAG GGACCAATATAAATGATGCGATGCTGATGGCCGTGCAGCTGCTGGAGAAAGCCAACCAGGAGGAGCTGTTGCCTGCAGGGAGCATCACCCTCATCATCCTCCTCACTGATGGCGACCCCACTGCAG GGGAGACCGACCCTTTGAAAATCCAGGAGAACGTGCGAAAAGCTGTAAATGGCCAGCATAGTCTCTTCTGCCTGGGCTTCGGCTTCGATGTCAGCTACGCCTTCCTGGAGAAGATGGCACTAGAAAACGGCGGCCTGGCCCGGCGCATCTATGAGGACTCAGACTCCGCCCTGCAGCTGCAG GACTTTTACCAGGAGGTGGCCAACCCACTGATGATGTCAGTGGCCTTTGAGTACCCGAGCAATGCTGTGGAGTCGGTCACACAGGACGCCTTCCGGGTGTTCTTCAAGGGCTCCGAGTTGGTAGTGGCTGGGAAGCTCCGGGACCACAGCCCTGACGTGCTCTCAGCCCAAGTCCGGGGGCAGCTG CACGGGGAGAACATCACCTTTGTGATGGAGTCCCATGTGGCCGAGCAGGAGGAGATGTTCCGGGGCCCCAAGTACATCTTCCACAGCTTCATGGAGAGACTCTGGGCATACCTGACCATCCAGCAACTGCTTGAGCAAAT GGTCTCTGCGTTAGATGCTGAGAAGCAGGCTCTTGAGGCCCGCGCACTGAACTTGTCACTCAGCTACAGCTTTGTCACCCCCCTCACGTCTATGGTGATCACCAAACCTGAAGGTCAAGAACAGTCTCAGGTTGCTGAGAAGCCTGTGGAGGATG GGCCCATGGGGTTTGGTcagtccatggacagagcatcctGGAAAACAG GCGGAGGTTTGAAACTGTTAAACAGCCCTCCAAGATTGGGAGTACCTGGACGTTTtcttgctcctcctcctccattctACCGCACGACCTCGAGATTGGTGCTACCAGAGCTGACGTTAC GTCCTGGTGGAGCATCTTACGACATGGATTTCAGAATCAAAG GAACAACCGTGACAGCCCCACCCCTCG CTCCCgtccaggctccttctgtcaTCCTGCCACTGCCTGGGCAGAGCGTGGACCAGCTCTGTGTGGACTTCCGACGCCCTCAGGAGCTAGTGAACCTGCTGTCGGACCCTGACCAAG GGGTTGAGGTGACTGGCCACTATGAGACAGCGAAGGCCTGCTTCTCGTGGATTGAGGTGACCTTCCAGAACCCCCAGCTGCAAGTCCATGCGTCCCCTGAGCATGTGGTTATTACTCGAAACCGAAGAAATTCTGCATACAAGTGGAAGGAAACACTGTACTCAGTGATGCCCGG CCTCAAGGTGACCATGGACAAGGCGGGGCTCCTGTTGCTCAGCAGACCAGACAGGGTGACCATCGGCCTGCTGTTCTGGGACGGCCCCGGAAAGGGGCTCCGGCTTCTCCTGCAGGACACTGACCGCTTCTCCAGCCACGTCAGTGGGACCCTTG GCCAGTTTTACCAGGACGTGCTCTGGGGGCCTCTGGACACGGCAGATGACCGCAGGCGAACACTGAAGGTCCAGGGGCGTGACTACTCTGCCACCAG AGAGCTCAAGCTGGATTACCAAGAGAGTCCCCCAGGCAAAGAGATTTCCTGCTGGTCTGTGGAGCTGTAG
- the ITIH4 gene encoding inter-alpha-trypsin inhibitor heavy chain H4 isoform X11, which produces MLGGVPPGTDGATREAPRLWRKGQSRRCSGLEVQNDIDIYSLTVDSKVSSRFAHTVITSRVVNKADAVREATFQMELPKKAFITNFSMVIDGVTYPGNIKEKAAAQEQYSAAMARGESAGLVTATGRKTEQFQVSVSVAPAAKVTFELVYEELLARHLGVYELLLKVRPQQLVKHLQMDIHIFEPQGISFLETESTFMTNELAEALTTSQNKTKAHVRFKPTLSQQQKSPEKQDTVLDGNFIVRYDVDRPVSGGSIQIENGYFVHYFAPDSLSTMPKNVIFVIDKSGSMMGRKIKQTQEALIKILDDLSPHDQFNLISFSAEATKWKPLLVPASTENVNEAKSYATGIRAQGGTNINDAMLMAVQLLEKANQEELLPAGSITLIILLTDGDPTAGETDPLKIQENVRKAVNGQHSLFCLGFGFDVSYAFLEKMALENGGLARRIYEDSDSALQLQDFYQEVANPLMMSVAFEYPSNAVESVTQDAFRVFFKGSELVVAGKLRDHSPDVLSAQVRGQLHGENITFVMESHVAEQEEMFRGPKYIFHSFMERLWAYLTIQQLLEQMVSALDAEKQALEARALNLSLSYSFVTPLTSMVITKPEGQEQSQVAEKPVEDENRDRRVPLGGGLKLLNSPPRLGVPGRFLAPPPPFYRTTSRLVLPELTLRTTVTAPPLAPVQAPSVILPLPGQSVDQLCVDFRRPQELVNLLSDPDQGVEVTGHYETAKACFSWIEVTFQNPQLQVHASPEHVVITRNRRNSAYKWKETLYSVMPGLKVTMDKAGLLLLSRPDRVTIGLLFWDGPGKGLRLLLQDTDRFSSHVSGTLGQFYQDVLWGPLDTADDRRRTLKVQGRDYSATRELKLDYQESPPGKEISCWSVEL; this is translated from the exons ATGCTTGGGGGAGTGCCCCCGGGGACGGATggagcaacaagggaagccccacggctgtggagaaaaggacaAAGCAGAAGATGCTCAGGCTTAGAG GTCCAGAATGACATTGACATCTACAGCCTCACTGTGGACTCTAAGGTCTCCTCCCGATTCGCCCACACAGTCATCACCAGCCGGGTGGTCAACAAGGCTGATGCCGTGCGGGAGGCCACCTTCCAGATGGAGCTGCCCAAGAAAGCCTTCATCACCAACTTCTCCAT ggtCATCGATGGTGTGACCTACCCAGGTAACATCAAGGAGAAGGCTGCAGCCCAGGAGCAGTACAGCGCGGCCATGGCCAGGGGCGAGAGTGCTGGCCTTGTCAC GGCCACCGGGAGAAAGACCGAGCAGTTCCAGGTGTCCGTCAGCGTGGCCCCCGCTGCCAAGGTCACCTTCGAGCTGGTGTATGAGGAGTTGCTGGCCCGTCACCTGGGAGTGTATGAGCTGCTGCTGAAAGTCCGGCCCCAGCAGCTGGTCAAACACCTGCAG ATGGACATTCACATCTTCGAGCCTCAGGGCATCAGCTTTCTGGAGACAGAGAGCACCTTCATGACCAATGAACTGGCAGAGGCCCTCACCACCTCACAGAACAAGACCAAG GCTCACGTCCGATTCAAGCCAACACTGTCACAGCAACAAAAGTCTCCGGAGAAGCAGGACACGGTCCTAGATGGCAACTTCATTGTCCGCTACGATGTGGACCGGCCTGTCTCCGGGGGTTCCATTCAG ATTGAGAATGGCTACTTTGTGCACTACTTTGCCCCTGATAGCCTGTCCACGATGCCCAAGAATGTGATCTTTGTCATCGACAAGAGCGGCTCCATGATGGGCAGGAAAATAAAGCAG ACCCAGGAAGCCCTTATCAAGATCCTGGATGACCTCAGTCCCCATGACCAGTTCAACCTCATCAGCTTCAGTGCGGAAGCAACCAAGTGGAAACCTTTGCTAGTGCCAGCCTCGACTGAGAACGTGAATGAGGCCAAGAGCTACGCCACTGGCATCCGGGCCCAGGGAG GGACCAATATAAATGATGCGATGCTGATGGCCGTGCAGCTGCTGGAGAAAGCCAACCAGGAGGAGCTGTTGCCTGCAGGGAGCATCACCCTCATCATCCTCCTCACTGATGGCGACCCCACTGCAG GGGAGACCGACCCTTTGAAAATCCAGGAGAACGTGCGAAAAGCTGTAAATGGCCAGCATAGTCTCTTCTGCCTGGGCTTCGGCTTCGATGTCAGCTACGCCTTCCTGGAGAAGATGGCACTAGAAAACGGCGGCCTGGCCCGGCGCATCTATGAGGACTCAGACTCCGCCCTGCAGCTGCAG GACTTTTACCAGGAGGTGGCCAACCCACTGATGATGTCAGTGGCCTTTGAGTACCCGAGCAATGCTGTGGAGTCGGTCACACAGGACGCCTTCCGGGTGTTCTTCAAGGGCTCCGAGTTGGTAGTGGCTGGGAAGCTCCGGGACCACAGCCCTGACGTGCTCTCAGCCCAAGTCCGGGGGCAGCTG CACGGGGAGAACATCACCTTTGTGATGGAGTCCCATGTGGCCGAGCAGGAGGAGATGTTCCGGGGCCCCAAGTACATCTTCCACAGCTTCATGGAGAGACTCTGGGCATACCTGACCATCCAGCAACTGCTTGAGCAAAT GGTCTCTGCGTTAGATGCTGAGAAGCAGGCTCTTGAGGCCCGCGCACTGAACTTGTCACTCAGCTACAGCTTTGTCACCCCCCTCACGTCTATGGTGATCACCAAACCTGAAGGTCAAGAACAGTCTCAGGTTGCTGAGAAGCCTGTGGAGGATG aaaacagagacagGAGAGTCCCCCTAG GCGGAGGTTTGAAACTGTTAAACAGCCCTCCAAGATTGGGAGTACCTGGACGTTTtcttgctcctcctcctccattctACCGCACGACCTCGAGATTGGTGCTACCAGAGCTGACGTTAC GAACAACCGTGACAGCCCCACCCCTCG CTCCCgtccaggctccttctgtcaTCCTGCCACTGCCTGGGCAGAGCGTGGACCAGCTCTGTGTGGACTTCCGACGCCCTCAGGAGCTAGTGAACCTGCTGTCGGACCCTGACCAAG GGGTTGAGGTGACTGGCCACTATGAGACAGCGAAGGCCTGCTTCTCGTGGATTGAGGTGACCTTCCAGAACCCCCAGCTGCAAGTCCATGCGTCCCCTGAGCATGTGGTTATTACTCGAAACCGAAGAAATTCTGCATACAAGTGGAAGGAAACACTGTACTCAGTGATGCCCGG CCTCAAGGTGACCATGGACAAGGCGGGGCTCCTGTTGCTCAGCAGACCAGACAGGGTGACCATCGGCCTGCTGTTCTGGGACGGCCCCGGAAAGGGGCTCCGGCTTCTCCTGCAGGACACTGACCGCTTCTCCAGCCACGTCAGTGGGACCCTTG GCCAGTTTTACCAGGACGTGCTCTGGGGGCCTCTGGACACGGCAGATGACCGCAGGCGAACACTGAAGGTCCAGGGGCGTGACTACTCTGCCACCAG AGAGCTCAAGCTGGATTACCAAGAGAGTCCCCCAGGCAAAGAGATTTCCTGCTGGTCTGTGGAGCTGTAG
- the ITIH4 gene encoding inter-alpha-trypsin inhibitor heavy chain H4 isoform X6 translates to MLGGVPPGTDGATREAPRLWRKGQSRRCSGLEVQNDIDIYSLTVDSKVSSRFAHTVITSRVVNKADAVREATFQMELPKKAFITNFSMVIDGVTYPGNIKEKAAAQEQYSAAMARGESAGLVTATGRKTEQFQVSVSVAPAAKVTFELVYEELLARHLGVYELLLKVRPQQLVKHLQMDIHIFEPQGISFLETESTFMTNELAEALTTSQNKTKAHVRFKPTLSQQQKSPEKQDTVLDGNFIVRYDVDRPVSGGSIQIENGYFVHYFAPDSLSTMPKNVIFVIDKSGSMMGRKIKQTQEALIKILDDLSPHDQFNLISFSAEATKWKPLLVPASTENVNEAKSYATGIRAQGGTNINDAMLMAVQLLEKANQEELLPAGSITLIILLTDGDPTAGETDPLKIQENVRKAVNGQHSLFCLGFGFDVSYAFLEKMALENGGLARRIYEDSDSALQLQDFYQEVANPLMMSVAFEYPSNAVESVTQDAFRVFFKGSELVVAGKLRDHSPDVLSAQVRGQLHGENITFVMESHVAEQEEMFRGPKYIFHSFMERLWAYLTIQQLLEQMVSALDAEKQALEARALNLSLSYSFVTPLTSMVITKPEGQEQSQVAEKPVEDENRDRRVPLGGGLKLLNSPPRLGVPGRFLAPPPPFYRTTSRLVLPELTLRPGGASYDMDFRIKGTTVTAPPLAPVQAPSVILPLPGQSVDQLCVDFRRPQELVNLLSDPDQGVEVTGHYETAKACFSWIEVTFQNPQLQVHASPEHVVITRNRRNSAYKWKETLYSVMPGLKVTMDKAGLLLLSRPDRVTIGLLFWDGPGKGLRLLLQDTDRFSSHVSGTLGQFYQDVLWGPLDTADDRRRTLKVQGRDYSATRELKLDYQESPPGKEISCWSVEL, encoded by the exons ATGCTTGGGGGAGTGCCCCCGGGGACGGATggagcaacaagggaagccccacggctgtggagaaaaggacaAAGCAGAAGATGCTCAGGCTTAGAG GTCCAGAATGACATTGACATCTACAGCCTCACTGTGGACTCTAAGGTCTCCTCCCGATTCGCCCACACAGTCATCACCAGCCGGGTGGTCAACAAGGCTGATGCCGTGCGGGAGGCCACCTTCCAGATGGAGCTGCCCAAGAAAGCCTTCATCACCAACTTCTCCAT ggtCATCGATGGTGTGACCTACCCAGGTAACATCAAGGAGAAGGCTGCAGCCCAGGAGCAGTACAGCGCGGCCATGGCCAGGGGCGAGAGTGCTGGCCTTGTCAC GGCCACCGGGAGAAAGACCGAGCAGTTCCAGGTGTCCGTCAGCGTGGCCCCCGCTGCCAAGGTCACCTTCGAGCTGGTGTATGAGGAGTTGCTGGCCCGTCACCTGGGAGTGTATGAGCTGCTGCTGAAAGTCCGGCCCCAGCAGCTGGTCAAACACCTGCAG ATGGACATTCACATCTTCGAGCCTCAGGGCATCAGCTTTCTGGAGACAGAGAGCACCTTCATGACCAATGAACTGGCAGAGGCCCTCACCACCTCACAGAACAAGACCAAG GCTCACGTCCGATTCAAGCCAACACTGTCACAGCAACAAAAGTCTCCGGAGAAGCAGGACACGGTCCTAGATGGCAACTTCATTGTCCGCTACGATGTGGACCGGCCTGTCTCCGGGGGTTCCATTCAG ATTGAGAATGGCTACTTTGTGCACTACTTTGCCCCTGATAGCCTGTCCACGATGCCCAAGAATGTGATCTTTGTCATCGACAAGAGCGGCTCCATGATGGGCAGGAAAATAAAGCAG ACCCAGGAAGCCCTTATCAAGATCCTGGATGACCTCAGTCCCCATGACCAGTTCAACCTCATCAGCTTCAGTGCGGAAGCAACCAAGTGGAAACCTTTGCTAGTGCCAGCCTCGACTGAGAACGTGAATGAGGCCAAGAGCTACGCCACTGGCATCCGGGCCCAGGGAG GGACCAATATAAATGATGCGATGCTGATGGCCGTGCAGCTGCTGGAGAAAGCCAACCAGGAGGAGCTGTTGCCTGCAGGGAGCATCACCCTCATCATCCTCCTCACTGATGGCGACCCCACTGCAG GGGAGACCGACCCTTTGAAAATCCAGGAGAACGTGCGAAAAGCTGTAAATGGCCAGCATAGTCTCTTCTGCCTGGGCTTCGGCTTCGATGTCAGCTACGCCTTCCTGGAGAAGATGGCACTAGAAAACGGCGGCCTGGCCCGGCGCATCTATGAGGACTCAGACTCCGCCCTGCAGCTGCAG GACTTTTACCAGGAGGTGGCCAACCCACTGATGATGTCAGTGGCCTTTGAGTACCCGAGCAATGCTGTGGAGTCGGTCACACAGGACGCCTTCCGGGTGTTCTTCAAGGGCTCCGAGTTGGTAGTGGCTGGGAAGCTCCGGGACCACAGCCCTGACGTGCTCTCAGCCCAAGTCCGGGGGCAGCTG CACGGGGAGAACATCACCTTTGTGATGGAGTCCCATGTGGCCGAGCAGGAGGAGATGTTCCGGGGCCCCAAGTACATCTTCCACAGCTTCATGGAGAGACTCTGGGCATACCTGACCATCCAGCAACTGCTTGAGCAAAT GGTCTCTGCGTTAGATGCTGAGAAGCAGGCTCTTGAGGCCCGCGCACTGAACTTGTCACTCAGCTACAGCTTTGTCACCCCCCTCACGTCTATGGTGATCACCAAACCTGAAGGTCAAGAACAGTCTCAGGTTGCTGAGAAGCCTGTGGAGGATG aaaacagagacagGAGAGTCCCCCTAG GCGGAGGTTTGAAACTGTTAAACAGCCCTCCAAGATTGGGAGTACCTGGACGTTTtcttgctcctcctcctccattctACCGCACGACCTCGAGATTGGTGCTACCAGAGCTGACGTTAC GTCCTGGTGGAGCATCTTACGACATGGATTTCAGAATCAAAG GAACAACCGTGACAGCCCCACCCCTCG CTCCCgtccaggctccttctgtcaTCCTGCCACTGCCTGGGCAGAGCGTGGACCAGCTCTGTGTGGACTTCCGACGCCCTCAGGAGCTAGTGAACCTGCTGTCGGACCCTGACCAAG GGGTTGAGGTGACTGGCCACTATGAGACAGCGAAGGCCTGCTTCTCGTGGATTGAGGTGACCTTCCAGAACCCCCAGCTGCAAGTCCATGCGTCCCCTGAGCATGTGGTTATTACTCGAAACCGAAGAAATTCTGCATACAAGTGGAAGGAAACACTGTACTCAGTGATGCCCGG CCTCAAGGTGACCATGGACAAGGCGGGGCTCCTGTTGCTCAGCAGACCAGACAGGGTGACCATCGGCCTGCTGTTCTGGGACGGCCCCGGAAAGGGGCTCCGGCTTCTCCTGCAGGACACTGACCGCTTCTCCAGCCACGTCAGTGGGACCCTTG GCCAGTTTTACCAGGACGTGCTCTGGGGGCCTCTGGACACGGCAGATGACCGCAGGCGAACACTGAAGGTCCAGGGGCGTGACTACTCTGCCACCAG AGAGCTCAAGCTGGATTACCAAGAGAGTCCCCCAGGCAAAGAGATTTCCTGCTGGTCTGTGGAGCTGTAG
- the ITIH4 gene encoding inter-alpha-trypsin inhibitor heavy chain H4 isoform X9, protein MLGGVPPGTDGATREAPRLWRKGQSRRCSGLEVQNDIDIYSLTVDSKVSSRFAHTVITSRVVNKADAVREATFQMELPKKAFITNFSMVIDGVTYPGNIKEKAAAQEQYSAAMARGESAGLVTATGRKTEQFQVSVSVAPAAKVTFELVYEELLARHLGVYELLLKVRPQQLVKHLQMDIHIFEPQGISFLETESTFMTNELAEALTTSQNKTKAHVRFKPTLSQQQKSPEKQDTVLDGNFIVRYDVDRPVSGGSIQIENGYFVHYFAPDSLSTMPKNVIFVIDKSGSMMGRKIKQTQEALIKILDDLSPHDQFNLISFSAEATKWKPLLVPASTENVNEAKSYATGIRAQGGTNINDAMLMAVQLLEKANQEELLPAGSITLIILLTDGDPTAGETDPLKIQENVRKAVNGQHSLFCLGFGFDVSYAFLEKMALENGGLARRIYEDSDSALQLQDFYQEVANPLMMSVAFEYPSNAVESVTQDAFRVFFKGSELVVAGKLRDHSPDVLSAQVRGQLHGENITFVMESHVAEQEEMFRGPKYIFHSFMERLWAYLTIQQLLEQMVSALDAEKQALEARALNLSLSYSFVTPLTSMVITKPEGQEQSQVAEKPVEDGPMGFGQSMDRASWKTGGGLKLLNSPPRLGVPGRFLAPPPPFYRTTSRLVLPELTLRTTVTAPPLAPVQAPSVILPLPGQSVDQLCVDFRRPQELVNLLSDPDQGVEVTGHYETAKACFSWIEVTFQNPQLQVHASPEHVVITRNRRNSAYKWKETLYSVMPGLKVTMDKAGLLLLSRPDRVTIGLLFWDGPGKGLRLLLQDTDRFSSHVSGTLGQFYQDVLWGPLDTADDRRRTLKVQGRDYSATRELKLDYQESPPGKEISCWSVEL, encoded by the exons ATGCTTGGGGGAGTGCCCCCGGGGACGGATggagcaacaagggaagccccacggctgtggagaaaaggacaAAGCAGAAGATGCTCAGGCTTAGAG GTCCAGAATGACATTGACATCTACAGCCTCACTGTGGACTCTAAGGTCTCCTCCCGATTCGCCCACACAGTCATCACCAGCCGGGTGGTCAACAAGGCTGATGCCGTGCGGGAGGCCACCTTCCAGATGGAGCTGCCCAAGAAAGCCTTCATCACCAACTTCTCCAT ggtCATCGATGGTGTGACCTACCCAGGTAACATCAAGGAGAAGGCTGCAGCCCAGGAGCAGTACAGCGCGGCCATGGCCAGGGGCGAGAGTGCTGGCCTTGTCAC GGCCACCGGGAGAAAGACCGAGCAGTTCCAGGTGTCCGTCAGCGTGGCCCCCGCTGCCAAGGTCACCTTCGAGCTGGTGTATGAGGAGTTGCTGGCCCGTCACCTGGGAGTGTATGAGCTGCTGCTGAAAGTCCGGCCCCAGCAGCTGGTCAAACACCTGCAG ATGGACATTCACATCTTCGAGCCTCAGGGCATCAGCTTTCTGGAGACAGAGAGCACCTTCATGACCAATGAACTGGCAGAGGCCCTCACCACCTCACAGAACAAGACCAAG GCTCACGTCCGATTCAAGCCAACACTGTCACAGCAACAAAAGTCTCCGGAGAAGCAGGACACGGTCCTAGATGGCAACTTCATTGTCCGCTACGATGTGGACCGGCCTGTCTCCGGGGGTTCCATTCAG ATTGAGAATGGCTACTTTGTGCACTACTTTGCCCCTGATAGCCTGTCCACGATGCCCAAGAATGTGATCTTTGTCATCGACAAGAGCGGCTCCATGATGGGCAGGAAAATAAAGCAG ACCCAGGAAGCCCTTATCAAGATCCTGGATGACCTCAGTCCCCATGACCAGTTCAACCTCATCAGCTTCAGTGCGGAAGCAACCAAGTGGAAACCTTTGCTAGTGCCAGCCTCGACTGAGAACGTGAATGAGGCCAAGAGCTACGCCACTGGCATCCGGGCCCAGGGAG GGACCAATATAAATGATGCGATGCTGATGGCCGTGCAGCTGCTGGAGAAAGCCAACCAGGAGGAGCTGTTGCCTGCAGGGAGCATCACCCTCATCATCCTCCTCACTGATGGCGACCCCACTGCAG GGGAGACCGACCCTTTGAAAATCCAGGAGAACGTGCGAAAAGCTGTAAATGGCCAGCATAGTCTCTTCTGCCTGGGCTTCGGCTTCGATGTCAGCTACGCCTTCCTGGAGAAGATGGCACTAGAAAACGGCGGCCTGGCCCGGCGCATCTATGAGGACTCAGACTCCGCCCTGCAGCTGCAG GACTTTTACCAGGAGGTGGCCAACCCACTGATGATGTCAGTGGCCTTTGAGTACCCGAGCAATGCTGTGGAGTCGGTCACACAGGACGCCTTCCGGGTGTTCTTCAAGGGCTCCGAGTTGGTAGTGGCTGGGAAGCTCCGGGACCACAGCCCTGACGTGCTCTCAGCCCAAGTCCGGGGGCAGCTG CACGGGGAGAACATCACCTTTGTGATGGAGTCCCATGTGGCCGAGCAGGAGGAGATGTTCCGGGGCCCCAAGTACATCTTCCACAGCTTCATGGAGAGACTCTGGGCATACCTGACCATCCAGCAACTGCTTGAGCAAAT GGTCTCTGCGTTAGATGCTGAGAAGCAGGCTCTTGAGGCCCGCGCACTGAACTTGTCACTCAGCTACAGCTTTGTCACCCCCCTCACGTCTATGGTGATCACCAAACCTGAAGGTCAAGAACAGTCTCAGGTTGCTGAGAAGCCTGTGGAGGATG GGCCCATGGGGTTTGGTcagtccatggacagagcatcctGGAAAACAG GCGGAGGTTTGAAACTGTTAAACAGCCCTCCAAGATTGGGAGTACCTGGACGTTTtcttgctcctcctcctccattctACCGCACGACCTCGAGATTGGTGCTACCAGAGCTGACGTTAC GAACAACCGTGACAGCCCCACCCCTCG CTCCCgtccaggctccttctgtcaTCCTGCCACTGCCTGGGCAGAGCGTGGACCAGCTCTGTGTGGACTTCCGACGCCCTCAGGAGCTAGTGAACCTGCTGTCGGACCCTGACCAAG GGGTTGAGGTGACTGGCCACTATGAGACAGCGAAGGCCTGCTTCTCGTGGATTGAGGTGACCTTCCAGAACCCCCAGCTGCAAGTCCATGCGTCCCCTGAGCATGTGGTTATTACTCGAAACCGAAGAAATTCTGCATACAAGTGGAAGGAAACACTGTACTCAGTGATGCCCGG CCTCAAGGTGACCATGGACAAGGCGGGGCTCCTGTTGCTCAGCAGACCAGACAGGGTGACCATCGGCCTGCTGTTCTGGGACGGCCCCGGAAAGGGGCTCCGGCTTCTCCTGCAGGACACTGACCGCTTCTCCAGCCACGTCAGTGGGACCCTTG GCCAGTTTTACCAGGACGTGCTCTGGGGGCCTCTGGACACGGCAGATGACCGCAGGCGAACACTGAAGGTCCAGGGGCGTGACTACTCTGCCACCAG AGAGCTCAAGCTGGATTACCAAGAGAGTCCCCCAGGCAAAGAGATTTCCTGCTGGTCTGTGGAGCTGTAG